A stretch of Allostreptomyces psammosilenae DNA encodes these proteins:
- a CDS encoding anti-sigma regulatory factor translates to MSQNEAEPTAADFVEVRLPAAGAYLSVLRTATAGLAARLDFTLDEIEDLRIAVDEACAILLQQSVEGGVLSCVFRLVDDSLWVTVSAPTTDGRAPERDTFAWTVLSALAGEVESAVAEDRTVSISLHKKRGAGLGS, encoded by the coding sequence GTGTCCCAGAATGAAGCCGAGCCCACGGCTGCGGACTTCGTCGAGGTCCGGCTTCCGGCGGCCGGGGCCTATCTCTCCGTGCTGCGCACAGCCACGGCCGGTCTCGCCGCACGGCTGGACTTCACCCTCGACGAGATCGAGGACCTGCGCATCGCGGTGGACGAGGCGTGCGCCATCCTCCTGCAGCAGTCGGTGGAGGGCGGCGTGCTCTCCTGCGTCTTCCGGCTGGTGGACGACTCGCTGTGGGTGACGGTCTCCGCGCCCACCACGGACGGGCGGGCGCCCGAGCGCGACACCTTCGCCTGGACGGTGCTGTCCGCGCTGGCCGGCGAGGTGGAGTCCGCGGTCGCCGAGGACCGCACGGTGAGCATCAGCCTGCACAAGAAGCGCGGCGCGGGGCTGGGCTCGTGA
- the sodN gene encoding superoxide dismutase, Ni: protein MFSRLFARPVTVHAHCDLPCGVYDPAQARIEAESVHMIQKKYQDNEDPAFRTRAIVIKEQRAELAKHHISVLWSDYFKAPHFEKYPQLHELVNSALKAASAAKASTDPATGQKLLDLIAEIDKIFWETKKA, encoded by the coding sequence ATGTTCTCTCGCCTGTTCGCACGTCCGGTCACCGTCCACGCGCACTGTGACCTGCCCTGCGGTGTGTACGACCCGGCCCAGGCGCGCATCGAGGCCGAGTCGGTGCACATGATCCAGAAGAAGTACCAGGACAACGAGGACCCGGCGTTCCGCACCCGCGCGATCGTCATCAAGGAGCAGCGGGCGGAGCTGGCCAAGCACCACATCTCGGTGCTGTGGAGCGACTACTTCAAGGCCCCGCACTTCGAGAAGTACCCGCAGCTGCACGAGCTGGTGAACAGCGCGCTGAAGGCCGCGAGCGCCGCCAAGGCCTCCACCGACCCGGCCACCGGCCAGAAGCTGCTGGACCTCATCGCCGAGATCGACAAGATCTTCTGGGAGACCAAGAAGGCCTGA
- a CDS encoding DUF6104 family protein produces MYFTDRGIEELQDRRGEEEVSFDWLAERMREFVDLNPDFEVPVERLATWLARLDDEE; encoded by the coding sequence GTGTACTTCACCGACCGCGGCATCGAGGAGCTGCAGGACCGCCGTGGTGAGGAGGAGGTCAGCTTCGACTGGCTGGCCGAGCGGATGCGGGAGTTCGTGGACCTGAACCCGGACTTCGAGGTCCCGGTGGAGCGGCTGGCGACCTGGCTGGCCCGGCTGGACGACGAGGAGTAG
- the sodX gene encoding nickel-type superoxide dismutase maturation protease: MARWGTAVVSGPSMVPTLRHGDRLLIRWGAAVRPGDVVVARHPEQPSLLIVKRAEGRRDGGWWLLGDNPFAEGDSRGFGAVPEGDVLARVVLRYRPRPAVLSRRLRAR, encoded by the coding sequence ATGGCGCGCTGGGGTACCGCCGTGGTCAGTGGCCCGTCGATGGTGCCGACGCTGCGGCACGGGGACCGGCTGCTGATCCGCTGGGGCGCGGCCGTGCGCCCCGGGGACGTGGTGGTCGCCCGCCACCCGGAGCAGCCGTCCCTGCTGATCGTGAAGCGGGCCGAGGGCCGGCGCGACGGCGGCTGGTGGCTGCTCGGGGACAACCCCTTCGCCGAGGGGGACAGCCGGGGCTTCGGGGCGGTGCCGGAGGGCGACGTGCTGGCGCGGGTGGTGCTGCGCTACCGGCCGCGGCCGGCCGTGCTCTCCCGGCGCTTGCGCGCCCGGTAG
- a CDS encoding RNA polymerase sigma factor SigF — protein MDERDGTPGEEPGQQAGGAAGEAGAGRPRGGDWPADEGLAIAEEVVRAVPADRSGARAIFLRMAALPAGSPERAALRDELVRMHLPLVEHLARRFRNRGEPLDDLTQVATIGLIKSVDRFDAERGVEFSTYATPTIVGEIKRHFRDKGWAVRVPRRLQELRLSLTSATGELSQRHGRAPTVHELAEHLGISEEEVLEGLESANAYSTLSLDVPDNDDESPAVADTLGSEDDALEGVEYRESLKPLLEQLPPREKKILLLRFFGNMTQSQIAQEVGISQMHVSRLLARTLAQLRERLLVDE, from the coding sequence ATGGACGAGCGAGACGGCACGCCGGGCGAGGAGCCCGGCCAGCAGGCGGGCGGGGCGGCCGGCGAGGCCGGCGCGGGCCGGCCGCGCGGCGGGGACTGGCCCGCCGACGAGGGGCTCGCCATCGCCGAGGAGGTGGTCCGGGCCGTCCCCGCGGACCGCAGCGGCGCGCGGGCGATCTTCCTGCGGATGGCGGCCCTGCCGGCCGGCTCCCCGGAGCGGGCCGCCCTGCGCGACGAGCTGGTGCGCATGCACCTGCCGCTCGTGGAGCACCTGGCCCGGCGCTTCCGCAACCGCGGGGAGCCGCTGGACGACCTCACCCAGGTGGCCACCATCGGCCTGATCAAGTCGGTGGACCGGTTCGACGCCGAACGCGGGGTGGAGTTCTCCACCTACGCGACGCCGACCATCGTGGGCGAGATCAAGCGGCACTTCCGGGACAAGGGCTGGGCGGTGCGGGTGCCGCGGCGGCTGCAGGAGCTGCGGCTGTCGCTGACCTCCGCCACCGGCGAGCTGTCCCAGCGGCACGGCCGGGCCCCGACGGTGCACGAGCTGGCCGAGCACCTCGGCATCTCCGAGGAGGAGGTGCTGGAGGGCCTGGAGTCGGCCAACGCGTACAGCACGCTGTCGCTGGACGTGCCGGACAACGACGACGAGTCGCCGGCCGTGGCGGACACCCTCGGCAGCGAGGACGACGCGCTGGAGGGCGTGGAGTACCGCGAGTCGCTCAAGCCGCTCCTGGAGCAGCTGCCGCCGCGGGAGAAGAAGATCCTGCTGCTGCGGTTCTTCGGCAACATGACGCAGTCGCAGATCGCCCAGGAGGTGGGCATCTCGCAGATGCACGTCTCGCGTCTGCTGGCGCGGACGCTGGCGCAGTTGCGGGAACGGCTGCTGGTCGACGAGTGA
- a CDS encoding amino acid ABC transporter ATP-binding protein produces the protein MVLAEDVHKSFGSTQVLRGIDLAVAPGEVFCLVGPSGSGKSTFLRCINHLEKIDAGRLWVDGDLVGYRQRGEKLYELRDREVAAKRRDIGMVFQRFNLFPHMTALENVMEAPVQVRRQPRAQAAERARALLERVGLADRMGNYPAQLSGGQQQRVAIARALAMDPKLMLFDEPTSALDPELVGEVLDVMRQLAQDGMTMIVVTHEMGFAREVGDALVFMDGGVVVESGHPRDVLTNPQHERTQAFLSKVL, from the coding sequence ATGGTGCTGGCCGAGGACGTGCACAAGTCCTTCGGCTCCACCCAGGTGCTGCGCGGCATCGACCTCGCCGTCGCCCCCGGGGAGGTGTTCTGCCTGGTCGGCCCGTCCGGCTCCGGCAAGTCCACCTTCCTGCGGTGCATCAACCACCTGGAGAAGATCGACGCCGGCCGGCTGTGGGTCGACGGCGACCTGGTCGGCTACCGGCAGCGCGGCGAGAAGCTCTACGAGCTGCGCGACCGCGAGGTGGCCGCCAAGCGCCGCGACATCGGCATGGTGTTCCAGCGGTTCAACCTCTTCCCGCACATGACGGCGCTGGAGAACGTCATGGAGGCCCCGGTGCAGGTGCGCCGGCAGCCCAGGGCGCAGGCCGCCGAGCGGGCCAGGGCGCTGCTGGAGCGGGTCGGCCTGGCCGACCGGATGGGCAACTACCCGGCCCAGCTCTCCGGCGGCCAGCAGCAGCGCGTGGCGATCGCCCGCGCGCTGGCCATGGACCCGAAGCTGATGCTGTTCGACGAGCCCACCTCGGCGCTCGACCCGGAGCTGGTCGGCGAGGTGCTGGACGTGATGCGGCAGCTCGCCCAGGACGGCATGACCATGATCGTGGTGACCCACGAGATGGGCTTCGCCCGCGAGGTGGGTGACGCGCTGGTGTTCATGGACGGCGGCGTGGTCGTCGAGTCCGGGCACCCGCGCGACGTCCTCACCAACCCGCAGCACGAGCGCACCCAGGCGTTCCTGTCCAAGGTGCTGTAG
- a CDS encoding GlsB/YeaQ/YmgE family stress response membrane protein yields the protein MDVFMGIVWLLVIGLVAGAIARLLVPGKDAMSIPMTMLLGIAGSFVGGLIMWALWRESFVRSGVIGSIIGAVIVLLLVRAVRGRTGARHHPAH from the coding sequence ATGGACGTCTTCATGGGCATCGTCTGGCTGCTGGTGATCGGACTCGTCGCGGGAGCCATCGCGCGACTGCTCGTGCCGGGCAAGGACGCGATGTCGATCCCGATGACGATGCTCCTCGGCATCGCCGGATCCTTCGTCGGCGGCCTGATCATGTGGGCGCTGTGGCGGGAGTCCTTCGTCCGCTCCGGCGTCATCGGGTCGATCATCGGGGCCGTCATCGTCCTGCTGCTGGTCCGCGCCGTCCGCGGCCGGACGGGGGCCCGCCACCACCCCGCGCACTGA
- a CDS encoding amino acid ABC transporter permease produces MTTPSPSLRKPEPGGGTAAAVAGAPGTPIKAVPVRHWGRWISAVAVLVLLGLLVRAFWRAQIDWAIIPEYLTTDTIISGAGNTLLITVASMALGVVLGVLFAVMRMSRNPVMAAVAWGYIWFFRGTPVLVQLLLWYNLGLVFQTFTIPGVYSTPMSQFMTPFLAALLGLGINEGAYMAEIVRAGIQSVDHGQTEAAQALGMSARRTMWRIVLPQAMRVIVPPTGNEFINLLKTSSLATYVVYPELMRRSQDIYNNNLAVMELLIVASFWYLVLTSVFSVLQYFLERRFARGTSVGGTAPGLLARIGRDLRGHRPAPPVAEKSSERLGHEKT; encoded by the coding sequence GTGACCACCCCTTCTCCCTCCCTGCGCAAGCCGGAGCCCGGCGGCGGCACCGCCGCCGCCGTGGCCGGCGCGCCGGGCACCCCGATCAAGGCCGTCCCGGTGCGCCACTGGGGCCGCTGGATCAGCGCCGTCGCGGTGCTGGTCCTGCTCGGCCTGCTGGTCCGGGCCTTCTGGCGGGCCCAGATCGACTGGGCCATCATCCCGGAGTACCTCACCACCGACACCATCATCAGCGGCGCCGGGAACACCCTGCTGATCACGGTCGCCTCGATGGCGCTGGGCGTGGTGCTCGGCGTGCTGTTCGCCGTGATGCGGATGTCCCGCAACCCGGTGATGGCGGCCGTCGCCTGGGGGTACATCTGGTTCTTCCGCGGCACCCCGGTGCTGGTGCAGCTGCTGCTGTGGTACAACCTCGGGCTGGTCTTCCAGACCTTCACCATCCCGGGCGTCTACTCCACGCCGATGAGCCAGTTCATGACGCCGTTCCTGGCGGCGCTGCTCGGCCTCGGCATCAACGAGGGCGCCTACATGGCCGAGATCGTGCGCGCCGGCATCCAGTCGGTCGACCACGGGCAGACCGAGGCCGCCCAGGCGCTCGGCATGAGCGCCCGCAGGACCATGTGGCGAATCGTTCTTCCCCAGGCCATGCGGGTGATCGTGCCGCCCACCGGCAACGAGTTCATCAACCTGCTGAAGACCTCGTCGCTGGCCACCTACGTGGTCTACCCGGAGCTGATGCGGCGCTCCCAGGACATCTACAACAACAACCTCGCGGTGATGGAGCTGCTCATCGTCGCCTCCTTCTGGTACCTGGTGCTGACCAGCGTGTTCAGCGTCCTGCAGTACTTCCTGGAGCGGCGCTTCGCCCGCGGCACCAGCGTGGGCGGCACCGCGCCCGGCCTGCTGGCCCGGATCGGCCGGGACCTGCGCGGCCACAGGCCGGCGCCACCGGTGGCGGAGAAGAGCAGCGAGCGGTTGGGGCACGAGAAGACATGA
- a CDS encoding ABC transporter substrate-binding protein: MRTLSSLPARRRLLAPVALVAAGTLLLSACGSDDGGSGEGGGGANAEAPLFDQLPAEVQESGVLRVGTNAAYAPMEYVEGDDIVGVDPDLGAALGEQLGVEFEFTNAPFDSLLTSLSSGRLDVVMSAMSDTAERQETVDFVDYFNSGTSILVAAGNPEGIQTLDDLCGKTIALQKATTMEEIAEAQKERCATEGLGELTVNTYENDTDALLQVRQGRAVADLNDFPVAAYNAQNSEGAYEVVGEMTDAGPFGIAVPKEDTQLRDAIAAALDAIIADGSYAEVLEKWNVSAGAVEAAEINGGS, encoded by the coding sequence ATGCGCACCCTCTCCTCCCTCCCGGCCCGCCGCCGTCTGCTGGCGCCGGTCGCCCTGGTCGCCGCCGGCACGCTGCTGCTCAGCGCGTGCGGCTCGGACGACGGCGGCTCCGGCGAAGGAGGCGGCGGGGCCAACGCCGAGGCGCCGCTGTTCGACCAGCTCCCGGCGGAGGTCCAGGAGAGCGGGGTGCTGCGGGTCGGCACCAACGCCGCCTACGCGCCGATGGAGTACGTCGAGGGCGACGACATCGTGGGCGTGGACCCCGACCTCGGCGCGGCGCTCGGCGAGCAGCTCGGCGTGGAGTTCGAGTTCACCAACGCCCCCTTCGACAGCCTGCTCACCTCGCTGAGCTCCGGCCGTCTGGACGTGGTGATGTCCGCCATGAGCGACACCGCCGAGCGGCAGGAGACCGTCGACTTCGTCGACTACTTCAACAGCGGCACCTCCATCCTGGTCGCGGCCGGCAACCCGGAGGGCATACAGACCCTCGACGACCTGTGCGGCAAGACCATCGCCCTGCAGAAGGCCACCACCATGGAGGAGATCGCCGAGGCGCAGAAGGAGCGCTGCGCGACCGAGGGCCTCGGTGAGCTGACCGTCAACACCTACGAGAACGACACCGACGCGCTGCTCCAGGTCCGCCAGGGCCGCGCCGTCGCCGACCTCAACGACTTCCCGGTCGCCGCCTACAACGCGCAGAACTCCGAGGGCGCCTACGAGGTCGTCGGCGAGATGACCGACGCCGGCCCGTTCGGCATCGCCGTCCCCAAGGAGGACACCCAGCTGCGCGACGCCATCGCCGCGGCGCTGGACGCGATCATCGCCGACGGCTCCTACGCCGAGGTGCTGGAGAAGTGGAACGTCAGCGCCGGCGCGGTGGAGGCCGCCGAGATCAACGGTGGCTCCTGA
- a CDS encoding GNAT family N-acetyltransferase translates to MIRTATEADVPTIHAMIHELAEYEKAAHEVESTPEQLRAALFGEHPAAFAHIAEDDTTGEPVGFALWFRTYSTWTGTHGIHLEDLYVRPSARGAGHGRALIGELARLCRENGYARLEWAVLDWNEPAIAFYHGLGAVPIDEWRIFRLSGEALQGFGGAA, encoded by the coding sequence ATGATCCGCACCGCGACCGAGGCAGACGTCCCCACCATCCACGCGATGATCCACGAGCTGGCCGAGTACGAGAAGGCCGCCCACGAGGTCGAGTCGACCCCCGAGCAGCTGCGCGCCGCGCTGTTCGGCGAGCACCCGGCGGCGTTCGCGCACATCGCCGAGGACGACACCACCGGGGAGCCGGTCGGCTTCGCCCTGTGGTTCCGCACCTACTCCACCTGGACCGGCACCCACGGGATCCACCTGGAGGACCTCTACGTGCGGCCCTCCGCGCGCGGGGCGGGCCACGGCAGGGCCCTCATCGGCGAGCTGGCCCGGCTGTGCCGGGAGAACGGCTACGCGCGGCTGGAGTGGGCGGTGCTGGACTGGAACGAGCCCGCGATCGCCTTCTACCACGGGCTGGGCGCGGTCCCGATCGACGAGTGGCGGATCTTCCGGCTCTCCGGCGAGGCGCTGCAGGGGTTCGGTGGCGCGGCCTGA
- a CDS encoding zinc-binding dehydrogenase — translation MFSAYAARIDRENPLDGLELGERPAPAARENWTTVTLRAASVNRHDLWSLRGVGLAEEQLPMILGCDGAGVDPDGNEVVVHAVIGATGHGVGPRERRSLLTEKYQGTFAEQVAVPTWNLVPKPRELSFEEAACMPTAWLTAYRMLFTNSGVRPGGSVLVQGAGGGVATAAIALAHAAGIRVYATSRDEAKRKRAVELGAVAALAPDERLPERVDAVIETVGAATWTSSVRALKPGGTLVVSGATTGANPPATELNRIFFLELKVVGSTMGTKEELADLLAFCAATGVRPVIDSVLPLDRAADGLRRLEEPDLFGKVVLTV, via the coding sequence ATGTTCTCTGCATACGCTGCCCGGATCGATCGTGAGAACCCGCTGGACGGCCTGGAGTTGGGCGAGCGCCCGGCGCCCGCCGCCCGGGAGAACTGGACCACCGTCACCCTGCGCGCGGCGTCGGTGAACCGCCACGACCTGTGGTCGCTGCGGGGGGTGGGGCTCGCCGAGGAGCAGCTGCCGATGATCCTCGGCTGCGACGGGGCCGGGGTGGACCCGGACGGCAACGAGGTGGTGGTGCACGCCGTGATCGGCGCGACCGGTCACGGGGTGGGGCCGCGGGAGCGCCGCAGCCTGCTCACCGAGAAGTACCAGGGCACCTTCGCCGAGCAGGTCGCCGTGCCGACCTGGAACCTGGTGCCCAAGCCGAGGGAGCTGAGCTTCGAGGAGGCCGCCTGCATGCCGACGGCCTGGCTGACCGCCTACCGGATGCTGTTCACCAACTCCGGGGTGCGGCCGGGTGGCAGCGTGCTGGTGCAGGGCGCCGGCGGCGGGGTGGCCACCGCCGCCATCGCGCTGGCCCACGCGGCCGGCATCCGGGTCTACGCCACCAGCCGGGACGAGGCCAAGCGCAAGCGGGCCGTGGAACTGGGCGCGGTGGCGGCCCTGGCCCCGGACGAGCGGCTGCCGGAGCGGGTGGACGCGGTGATCGAGACGGTGGGCGCGGCCACCTGGACCTCGTCGGTCCGGGCGCTGAAGCCGGGCGGCACCCTGGTGGTCTCCGGCGCCACCACGGGGGCGAATCCGCCGGCGACCGAGCTGAACCGGATCTTCTTCCTGGAGCTGAAGGTGGTCGGCTCCACCATGGGCACCAAGGAGGAGCTGGCCGACCTGCTGGCGTTCTGCGCCGCGACCGGGGTGCGGCCGGTGATCGACAGCGTGCTGCCGCTGGACCGCGCCGCCGACGGGCTGCGCCGCCTGGAGGAGCCGGACCTGTTCGGCAAGGTGGTGCTGACGGTCTGA
- a CDS encoding DUF4097 family beta strand repeat-containing protein gives MPGWTVDEPTTLSFDGDPLTDVRVRVVGGTVNVVGTDGPARLEVTEVDGPPLRVDREGGTLTVGYEDLSWSAALNWLDRSRWRRHAAVSLAVPWDTRVEVGTVTAPAVVGGLRGTVAVRSVGGPLTLTRLSGRVEAQTVTAEITAHGVTGALKAHTVSGPLTVTDAGGSRIGANSVSGSMVMDLEDTADTELTLHSVSGEVTIRLPHTGDAQVEAGSASGRLSSAFDELRMDNHRGAKRLSGRLGRGGGRLRASTVSGSVTLLRRPPGEPDDAPHERKELA, from the coding sequence ATGCCTGGTTGGACGGTCGACGAACCCACCACACTCTCCTTCGACGGTGATCCCCTGACCGACGTGCGCGTACGCGTCGTCGGCGGGACGGTCAACGTCGTCGGCACCGACGGCCCGGCCCGCCTGGAGGTCACCGAGGTCGACGGCCCGCCGCTGCGGGTCGACCGGGAGGGCGGCACGCTGACCGTGGGCTACGAGGACCTCAGCTGGAGCGCCGCGCTGAACTGGCTGGACCGCTCCCGCTGGCGGCGCCACGCGGCCGTCTCGCTGGCGGTGCCGTGGGACACCCGGGTGGAGGTCGGCACGGTCACCGCGCCGGCGGTGGTCGGCGGCCTGCGCGGCACGGTGGCGGTGCGCAGCGTCGGCGGGCCGCTCACCCTCACCCGGCTGAGCGGGCGGGTGGAGGCGCAGACCGTCACCGCGGAGATCACCGCCCACGGGGTGACCGGCGCGCTGAAGGCGCACACCGTCTCGGGGCCGCTCACCGTGACCGACGCGGGCGGCTCCCGGATCGGGGCGAACTCGGTCAGCGGCTCGATGGTGATGGACCTGGAGGACACCGCGGACACCGAGCTGACCCTGCACAGCGTCTCCGGAGAGGTCACCATCCGGCTGCCGCACACCGGGGACGCCCAGGTGGAGGCCGGCTCCGCCTCCGGGCGGCTCAGCTCGGCCTTCGACGAGCTGCGGATGGACAACCACCGGGGCGCCAAGCGGCTCAGCGGGCGCCTCGGCCGGGGCGGCGGCCGGCTGCGCGCCTCCACCGTCTCCGGATCGGTCACCCTGCTCCGCCGCCCGCCGGGCGAGCCGGACGACGCCCCCCACGAGCGGAAGGAACTGGCATGA
- a CDS encoding PadR family transcriptional regulator: MSPVFAHGRLRLYLLALLADEPRHGYELIRLLQERFQGLYAPSAGTVYPRLAKLEREGLVSHTVEGGRKVYAITEAGRRELRERSGELAEVEAEIRDSVAELAAEIAEDVRATARELREELDAAAREVRGRQPAGKEAGPGEAEPGDAEERPHGPHGGRGPWAGGWGPGPFGPGGPLGPGGPFGPGGPADPFGPNGPLGPRGPFWGGGGVPGGARNWRQAKEAAKRYARQQAEQVREEARRQAEEARRAGERHGHPGHGHPGHGHHEADQAREQAARIARDIQERMRQAREGGDWQRGLTEGLGELTRGLADLARGLGGGRGAQWPGVGDRGAAAGKEAGDAWADAVRNWERPDPDADPLRELERLLDRFRDEVRDAARDAGVTREQLDHARDLLATTVTGLRALLGGSPEDGRRDGREG; the protein is encoded by the coding sequence ATGAGCCCGGTCTTCGCACACGGCCGGCTGCGGCTGTACCTGCTGGCGCTGCTGGCCGACGAGCCGCGGCACGGATACGAGCTGATCCGGCTGCTCCAGGAGCGCTTCCAGGGCCTGTACGCGCCCTCGGCCGGCACGGTCTACCCGCGGCTGGCCAAGCTGGAGCGGGAGGGGCTGGTCAGCCACACGGTGGAGGGCGGCCGGAAGGTCTACGCCATCACCGAGGCGGGCCGGCGGGAGCTGCGGGAGCGCAGCGGTGAGCTGGCGGAGGTGGAGGCGGAGATCCGCGACTCGGTGGCGGAGCTGGCCGCGGAGATCGCCGAGGACGTCCGGGCCACGGCGCGGGAGCTGCGGGAGGAGCTGGACGCGGCGGCCCGCGAGGTGCGCGGGCGGCAGCCCGCCGGCAAGGAGGCCGGGCCGGGCGAGGCCGAGCCGGGCGACGCCGAGGAGCGGCCGCACGGGCCGCACGGCGGGCGCGGCCCGTGGGCGGGCGGCTGGGGGCCCGGGCCGTTCGGTCCGGGCGGCCCGCTGGGCCCCGGCGGCCCCTTCGGCCCGGGCGGCCCGGCTGACCCGTTCGGTCCGAACGGCCCGCTGGGCCCGCGGGGGCCGTTCTGGGGCGGCGGCGGCGTGCCCGGTGGGGCCCGGAACTGGCGCCAGGCCAAGGAGGCGGCCAAGCGCTACGCGCGGCAGCAGGCCGAGCAGGTCCGCGAGGAGGCCCGGCGGCAGGCGGAGGAGGCCCGGCGGGCCGGGGAGCGGCACGGGCACCCGGGGCACGGGCACCCGGGGCACGGCCACCACGAGGCCGACCAGGCGCGCGAGCAGGCCGCCCGGATCGCCCGGGACATCCAGGAGCGGATGCGCCAGGCGCGGGAGGGCGGGGACTGGCAGCGCGGCCTGACCGAGGGGCTGGGCGAGCTGACCCGGGGGCTGGCGGACCTGGCCCGCGGCCTCGGCGGCGGGCGGGGTGCGCAGTGGCCCGGCGTGGGCGACCGGGGGGCCGCCGCGGGCAAGGAGGCGGGGGACGCCTGGGCGGACGCCGTGCGGAACTGGGAGCGTCCCGATCCGGACGCCGATCCGCTGCGCGAGCTGGAGCGGCTGCTGGACCGCTTCCGCGACGAGGTGCGGGACGCGGCGCGGGACGCCGGGGTGACCCGGGAGCAGCTGGACCACGCCCGGGACCTGCTGGCCACCACGGTGACCGGCCTGCGCGCGCTGCTGGGCGGGAGCCCGGAGGACGGCCGCCGGGACGGCCGGGAGGGGTAG
- a CDS encoding CGNR zinc finger domain-containing protein, which translates to MDLSSYAEYAVRLVNTSNPATGEEELTSVERMREVLPLHSQAVHAATAADLPVLREVRAGLREVFEQAAAGRQAAAVAALNTLLARHPVSPQVSGHDRRGPDGRPDWHIHLAEHADTPAAAYAAVACMGLAIQATALGLDRLGTCQASRCSGVFVDTSTNRSRRYCSDRCATRANVAAYRARKRRESTAGRGR; encoded by the coding sequence GTGGACCTCTCCTCCTACGCCGAGTACGCCGTGCGGCTGGTGAACACCTCCAACCCCGCCACCGGCGAGGAGGAACTCACCTCCGTGGAGCGCATGCGGGAGGTGCTGCCGCTGCACAGCCAGGCCGTGCACGCGGCCACCGCCGCGGACCTGCCGGTGCTGCGGGAGGTCCGCGCCGGCCTGCGGGAGGTGTTCGAACAGGCCGCCGCCGGCCGCCAGGCCGCCGCCGTGGCCGCGCTGAACACCCTGCTCGCCCGCCACCCGGTCAGCCCGCAGGTCTCCGGGCACGACCGCAGGGGCCCCGACGGCCGGCCGGACTGGCACATCCACCTCGCCGAGCACGCCGACACCCCGGCCGCCGCCTACGCCGCGGTGGCCTGCATGGGCCTGGCCATCCAGGCCACCGCGCTCGGCCTGGACCGGCTCGGCACCTGCCAGGCGTCCCGCTGCTCGGGGGTCTTCGTGGACACCTCCACCAACCGCTCCCGCCGCTACTGCTCGGACCGCTGCGCCACCCGCGCCAACGTCGCCGCCTACCGGGCGCGCAAGCGCCGGGAGAGCACGGCCGGCCGCGGCCGGTAG